The Aquiluna sp. KACHI24 genome contains a region encoding:
- a CDS encoding ComEC/Rec2 family competence protein: MIAFAVALWLGILLLFEEPASSLALHFPTVREISDLKSAFLGSLGSVSDPEALVAGLAIGERELLSEVAKDQMREVSLTHLVAVSGANLAIVMGAIWFLLGALSAPRWLRFVLSGSAMLGYVLLVGPESSVLRAGAMALAVLIALALGRGSNAIHALAIAVAVLLMIDQSLAFDLGFALSVLATLGLLLGARPLADRIGFLPRPLALALGAGLAAQIFTLPVILMIQPGFPIFAILANLLVEPVVAPVTVLGILAVLVTPISPALSHFSTWLATIGTQWILWISQRLSAQEVTRLHLNFAFEGQLLIWGLVLGVIATITFKEKARVFSVGFLVLDFALLSALSAGDLVRSDVANQDWKVLACDVGQGDAILIRDGGRTALIDVGREPELIQKCLGNAGISKVDLLVLTHFDADHVGGISGLEKVSISHVLISGYEDDRPLVGVVEDFLARSGASVQEAVAGGRAKLGNCSLMVLGPKDPQSAASSNDASVTTLLDCAKYQVLALADAPESAQRSLLPILLPLIDARKYRVVKVAHHGAGDQFSALYAAFRPQVAIFSVGLGNTYGHPTKSALKLTAELGAINLRTDLDGAVGIDFASELQIATAGKLAS; the protein is encoded by the coding sequence GTGATTGCATTTGCAGTTGCCCTGTGGCTGGGGATCCTCTTGCTCTTCGAGGAACCCGCTTCATCACTTGCGCTGCATTTCCCCACAGTCAGAGAAATATCTGACCTGAAAAGCGCATTCCTTGGATCGCTGGGGAGCGTGTCGGACCCTGAGGCACTGGTTGCAGGGTTGGCAATCGGGGAGCGTGAACTGCTTTCAGAGGTCGCAAAAGACCAAATGCGTGAGGTGTCACTTACTCACCTGGTAGCGGTGAGCGGTGCCAATTTGGCAATCGTCATGGGAGCAATCTGGTTTCTACTTGGTGCACTCTCCGCTCCACGCTGGCTCAGATTCGTGCTTTCGGGATCGGCAATGCTTGGATATGTGTTGCTGGTTGGACCAGAGTCATCGGTGCTAAGAGCTGGCGCTATGGCCTTGGCTGTTCTTATCGCTCTGGCCTTGGGTCGGGGTTCAAATGCCATTCATGCCTTGGCTATAGCCGTAGCCGTGCTATTGATGATCGATCAATCACTCGCATTTGACCTTGGATTTGCACTGAGCGTGCTCGCCACCCTCGGACTACTACTCGGGGCTCGCCCGCTTGCCGATCGGATTGGATTTCTTCCCAGACCGCTAGCACTTGCCCTTGGAGCGGGGCTTGCAGCCCAGATCTTTACCTTGCCAGTGATACTGATGATCCAACCCGGATTCCCCATATTCGCGATTCTGGCGAATCTATTGGTTGAACCCGTCGTAGCACCGGTTACTGTTTTGGGAATTCTGGCCGTGCTAGTGACACCCATCAGCCCCGCACTGTCACATTTTTCAACCTGGTTGGCAACAATTGGAACTCAGTGGATTCTCTGGATTTCCCAAAGGCTCTCCGCTCAAGAGGTGACTCGCCTTCATCTCAATTTTGCTTTCGAGGGACAGTTACTGATTTGGGGTCTTGTGCTCGGCGTTATCGCCACAATCACGTTCAAAGAGAAAGCGAGAGTTTTCTCAGTCGGCTTTTTGGTTCTTGACTTCGCCTTACTTTCAGCTTTATCCGCGGGGGATCTGGTTCGATCTGACGTCGCGAATCAAGACTGGAAAGTTCTAGCTTGCGATGTGGGTCAAGGTGACGCCATCTTGATTCGCGATGGTGGCAGGACGGCCTTGATAGATGTTGGCAGGGAGCCCGAGTTGATTCAGAAATGTCTAGGTAATGCTGGGATTTCGAAAGTTGACCTTCTGGTTCTTACTCATTTTGACGCTGATCATGTCGGGGGCATAAGTGGTCTTGAAAAGGTCAGTATCAGCCATGTCCTGATTTCCGGTTACGAAGATGATCGACCATTAGTCGGGGTGGTTGAGGACTTTCTGGCTCGAAGCGGTGCTTCTGTGCAAGAGGCGGTCGCCGGCGGGAGGGCCAAACTGGGGAATTGCTCGCTGATGGTGTTGGGTCCAAAGGACCCACAGTCAGCCGCTTCCAGTAACGATGCATCAGTCACGACCTTGCTTGATTGCGCGAAATATCAGGTCCTCGCTCTGGCTGATGCTCCAGAGTCAGCCCAGAGAAGCTTGCTGCCGATATTGCTGCCCCTTATAGATGCTCGGAAGTATCGAGTGGTGAAGGTTGCCCACCATGGGGCAGGGGATCAGTTCTCAGCGCTGTATGCGGCGTTCAGACCCCAGGTCGCGATCTTTTCTGTCGGGCTTGGAAACACCTACGGTCACCCAACCAAATCAGCACTCAAGCTCACCGCAGAACTAGGGGCGATCAACTTGCGAACCGACCTAGATGGGGCGGTGGGTATTGACTTTGCCTCGGAGTTGCAAATTGCCACCGCGGGTAAGCTAGCGTCATGA